The Streptomyces sp. NBC_00775 genome includes the window GTACCCCGCGAGGCGGATCGGCGCGGACCTGGCCCACACCTCCAGGCTGCCGAGCTTCTCGGGCCCACGGCTCGCGCGCTCCGTGCGTTCCTTGGGGCGCTTATCGCGATTCGTCTTCTCCGGTGTCACCGCGCACTCCTTATGTGTCGGGTCACCCTCGGGACGTACAGGACCGGTCTACTGCCGGTCGCCTGACGCCCGCTCGGGTCTGAGTGGAAGGCAGTTAGGGACGCGGTGGCGCCGGTAACTCGTATGAGAGCAGGCCGTGGTGACCGGCTTGTCCCGGGACGGACCATGGGTGTGGGTGGAACCCAGAAAGGCTGCCCGTCCGGTACAGGTTAACCAAATGAGCGGCCGCCCGCTCGATGGGGCTGAAAACAAGAAGTTACTGTCTCAAGTCACCGGGCGCCCATCAGGCCCCGATCTGCGGTGATTTGAAACATGATGCCCTCTTCGACACCACCCATTCGGCTCAATACCGACGGTGAGCAGGGTCACTGAACCGGCCACGGGTCATGTCTGATTCCACCGATCGGGAGAGAGTCGAACCCATGGACGCGATCCTCCACGCACTGTCCCTCACGGGCTCGATGACCTGGGAGATCACCTGGGCGCTGATCCTCGGCTTCGGTCTGTCCGCCATCGTCCAGGCGGTGGTGCGCCGGGCGACGGTCGTACGGCTGCTCGGCGACGACCGGCCACGGACACTCACGCTCGCCGCCGGGCTCGGAGCGGCCTCCTCCTCCTGCTCCTACGCGGCCGTCGCCCTCGCGCGGTCGCTGTTCCGCCAAGGCGCGAACTTCACGGCGGCGATGGCGTTCGAGATCGCCTCGACCAATCTGGTGGTCGAACTCGGAGTGATCCTGGCCCTGTTGATGGGCTGGCAGTTCACACTCGCGGAATTCGTCGGCGGACCCGTCATGATCGTGCTGCTGGCCGTGCTCTTCCGGCGCTTCCTGCGCGAGCGGCTGCTGCGGCAGGCCCGGGAGCAGGCGGACCGCGGGATCGCCGGGTCCATGGAGGGGCATGCGGCGATGGACATGTCGGTCCAGGGCGAAGGGTCATTCGCACGGCGACTGTTGTCGGGCGACGGTTTCACCTCGGTCTCGCATGTCTTCGTCATGGAGTGGGCGGCGATCCTGCGCGACCTGGTGATCGGTCTGCTGATCGCCGGCGCGATCGCGGCCTGGGTGCCCGACGCGTTCTGGAGCTCCCTCTTCCTGGACGGGCATCCGCTCGCCGCGAAGGTGATCGGCCCGCTCGTCGGACCGCTGGTGGCGATCGCCTCGTTCGTGTGTTCCATCGGGAACGTGCCGCTCGCCGTGGTCCTCTGGAAGGGCGGCATCAGCTTCGGCGGCGTCGTCGCGTTCATCTTCGCCGACCTGCTGATCCTGCCGATCCTGAACATCTACCGGAAGTACTACGGGCCACGCATGACCGGCTTCCTGCTCGTCACCTTCTATACGGCGATGGTGCTCGCCGGATACGTCGTGGAGTTCGTCTTCGGCGGCCTCGGGCTCATCCCCGACCAGGCCGACGCGGAGATCCCCATGGAGGGCGTCTCCTGGAACTACACGACCTGGTTGAACATCGTCTTCCTGCTGCTCGCGGCCACCTTGGTGTGGCGGTTCGTGCGGACGGGAGGAGTGGCCATGCTGCGGATGATGGGCGGGGCACCGGAAGCGGACCATCCGGGCCATCACGGCCATCCCGGCCATCACTGAACACGGCACGCAGTTCAGGTCCCGTTGGCCGATTCGCAAGGCAGTCATGATCTGCTGACCCCCGGCAACGGCTTTTCCCGCGCGAGGACTCGGGAGGACTGACGCATGGAGCTGCGCAGCGTCGAGGAGCTGATGGATCTGCTGCACGCCTGCCGGGGCGCCTGGGACACCCCAGATCGCGGTGGCGACCCGGTCGATCTGCACGATCACGCCCTGCAGACCGCCGCGCTGCTGCGCCGCGGCCATCCCAGCGACAAGGAACTCCAGGTGGCGGGCCTGGTGCACGACATCGGCCATCTGCTCAGGCCGGGTGACGACGCCGGTCACGCCGACTGCGCGGCCGACGCCGTACGGCCCCTGCTCGGTGAGCGGGTCTCCCGTCTCGTACGACTGCACGTGGCGGCGAAGCGCTATCTGGCCACCACGTCGCCGGGCCGTGGACTGTCCCCGCAGAGCGCGCTGACCCTGACCGTGCAGGGCGGCGCCATGACACCGTGGGAGGCGGCGGCGTTCGAGCGCGATCCGCTCGCCGAGGACGCGGTGACCCTGCGGCAGGCCGACGACGCGGGCAAGGTCGTCGGGCTGGACGCCGGGGTCATGGAGGACTGGCGTACGGTCCTG containing:
- a CDS encoding permease, with the protein product MDAILHALSLTGSMTWEITWALILGFGLSAIVQAVVRRATVVRLLGDDRPRTLTLAAGLGAASSSCSYAAVALARSLFRQGANFTAAMAFEIASTNLVVELGVILALLMGWQFTLAEFVGGPVMIVLLAVLFRRFLRERLLRQAREQADRGIAGSMEGHAAMDMSVQGEGSFARRLLSGDGFTSVSHVFVMEWAAILRDLVIGLLIAGAIAAWVPDAFWSSLFLDGHPLAAKVIGPLVGPLVAIASFVCSIGNVPLAVVLWKGGISFGGVVAFIFADLLILPILNIYRKYYGPRMTGFLLVTFYTAMVLAGYVVEFVFGGLGLIPDQADAEIPMEGVSWNYTTWLNIVFLLLAATLVWRFVRTGGVAMLRMMGGAPEADHPGHHGHPGHH
- a CDS encoding HD domain-containing protein; this translates as MELRSVEELMDLLHACRGAWDTPDRGGDPVDLHDHALQTAALLRRGHPSDKELQVAGLVHDIGHLLRPGDDAGHADCAADAVRPLLGERVSRLVRLHVAAKRYLATTSPGRGLSPQSALTLTVQGGAMTPWEAAAFERDPLAEDAVTLRQADDAGKVVGLDAGVMEDWRTVLELVAARHSRLGAVDRRHRWPGTVGRQRSLPGAVD